Proteins from a single region of Sphingomonas swuensis:
- the ftsY gene encoding signal recognition particle-docking protein FtsY, which yields MSWLDKLTGGFRKTADRLGDNITGLTSKAALDTSTLDDIEEALIASDIGPEASKRIRDAIAARRFEQLDERGLRTILAEEMEAILAPVAKPLDIWGFPRPHVILVIGVNGSGKTTTIGKLGAWLKEQDYGVMLAAGDTFRAAAIEQLRIWGERIDAPVISGKEGGDAAGIVFDGVKQATATGIDCLIVDTAGRLQNKTHLMDELAKVRRVLGRLNTEAPHDVLLVLDATTGQNALNQIEVFRNLAGVTGLIMTKLDGTARGGVLVAAAEKYKLPIHAIGVGEGVNDLRPFDPRAVARAIAGLSA from the coding sequence ATGAGCTGGCTCGACAAACTTACCGGCGGCTTCCGCAAGACCGCCGATCGCCTCGGCGACAACATCACGGGCCTGACCAGCAAGGCGGCGCTCGACACCTCGACCCTCGACGACATCGAGGAAGCGCTGATCGCGTCGGACATCGGTCCGGAGGCGTCGAAGCGGATCCGCGACGCCATCGCGGCGCGGCGGTTCGAGCAGCTCGACGAGCGCGGCCTTCGAACTATCCTTGCCGAGGAGATGGAGGCGATCCTCGCTCCCGTCGCCAAGCCGCTCGACATCTGGGGCTTTCCGCGGCCGCACGTCATCCTCGTCATCGGGGTCAACGGGTCGGGCAAGACCACCACCATCGGCAAGCTCGGGGCCTGGCTCAAGGAGCAGGACTATGGTGTGATGCTGGCGGCGGGCGACACCTTCCGCGCCGCAGCGATCGAGCAGCTCCGCATCTGGGGTGAGCGGATCGACGCGCCGGTGATCAGCGGCAAGGAGGGCGGCGACGCGGCGGGGATCGTGTTCGACGGGGTCAAGCAGGCGACTGCGACCGGCATCGACTGCCTGATCGTCGACACCGCCGGGCGGCTCCAGAACAAGACCCACCTGATGGATGAGTTGGCCAAGGTCCGTCGCGTACTCGGCCGGCTCAATACCGAGGCGCCGCACGACGTCCTTCTGGTGCTCGACGCGACCACCGGGCAGAACGCGCTTAACCAGATCGAGGTATTCCGCAATCTCGCCGGGGTGACCGGCCTCATCATGACCAAGCTCGACGGCACCGCTCGTGGCGGCGTGCTGGTCGCGGCGGCGGAGAAGTACAAGCTGCCGATCCACGCCATCGGGGTCGGCGAAGGGGTCAACGACCTCCGCCCATTCGATCCGCGCGCGGTCGCACGGGCCATCGCGGGGCTGTCGGCATGA
- a CDS encoding Glu/Leu/Phe/Val family dehydrogenase, translating to MTDLWSLPDFDGHEAVHFVTDRDSGLRAIIAMHSTHLGPAAGGSRFWHYARGEDALTDALRLSRGMSFKNAMAGLPLGGGKAVILADENRTKTPAMLAAFGRAVERLGGHYVTAEDVGIGVADMQAVRAQTSHVAGLPVAEGQVGGDPGPHTSLGVFLGIKAAVRRALGKDSLSGLHLALQGAGSVASGVARRAAAEGARLTIADVDQAKAAALAAETGGQTVAPDAILSLAADVVSPNALGAILDDASIAALNAPIVAGGANNQLARPEHGAALMARGILYAPDYVINAGGIINVSTEYLKDGDASVVTRRIEGIPDRLDAIWAESESSGRDPATVADAMAMKLIGRG from the coding sequence ATGACCGATCTCTGGAGCTTGCCCGACTTCGACGGGCACGAAGCCGTGCACTTCGTCACCGACCGTGACAGCGGCCTTCGCGCGATCATCGCGATGCACTCGACCCACCTCGGGCCGGCCGCAGGGGGCAGCCGCTTCTGGCATTATGCCCGCGGCGAGGACGCGCTCACCGATGCGCTCCGCCTGTCGCGCGGAATGAGCTTCAAGAATGCCATGGCCGGGCTTCCGCTCGGCGGTGGCAAGGCCGTGATTCTCGCCGACGAGAACCGCACCAAGACCCCGGCGATGCTCGCCGCCTTCGGCCGTGCGGTCGAGCGGCTCGGCGGCCACTATGTCACCGCCGAGGACGTCGGAATCGGGGTCGCCGACATGCAGGCCGTCCGCGCCCAGACCAGCCATGTCGCCGGCCTTCCAGTCGCCGAGGGCCAGGTCGGTGGCGACCCGGGCCCGCACACCAGCCTCGGAGTCTTCCTCGGAATCAAGGCCGCGGTCCGCCGCGCGCTCGGCAAGGACAGCCTGTCGGGCCTCCATCTCGCGCTCCAGGGCGCGGGAAGCGTCGCCTCGGGTGTCGCCCGCCGCGCGGCTGCCGAGGGCGCCCGACTGACCATCGCCGACGTCGACCAGGCCAAGGCCGCCGCGCTCGCCGCCGAAACCGGTGGCCAGACCGTCGCGCCCGACGCCATCCTGTCGCTCGCCGCCGACGTCGTCAGCCCCAACGCGCTCGGCGCGATCCTCGACGATGCCAGCATCGCCGCGCTCAACGCCCCGATCGTCGCCGGCGGCGCCAACAACCAGCTTGCGCGGCCCGAACATGGCGCCGCGCTGATGGCTCGGGGCATCCTCTACGCGCCCGATTATGTCATCAACGCCGGCGGGATCATCAACGTCTCGACCGAATATCTGAAGGATGGCGACGCCAGCGTCGTCACCCGCCGCATCGAGGGCATTCCCGATCGCCTCGACGCGATCTGGGCCGAGAGCGAGAGCTCGGGTCGCGATCCCGCGACGGTCGCCGACGCGATGGCGATGAAGCTGATCGGACGCGGCTGA
- the lon gene encoding endopeptidase La yields the protein MTLTLPILPLRDIVVFPKRIVPLFVGREKSVAALEAAMGADKQIFLVAQLDPSEDDPDRDALYDLGVIASAMQLLKLPDGTVRVLVEGVRRARLIALRQEEGHLAAEVEQVEDGDSDTPEAQALMRSVLEQFDNYSKLNKRLPAETGVQLAEIEDPSVLADAVASNLSVKVSDKQALLGELDPARRLEMVFAFMEGELGVLQVEKKIRSRVKRQMEKTQREYYLNEQLKAIQRELGNESEDGGDELAELAAKIRKTRLSKEARVRATAELKKLKAMAPMSAEATVARNYLDVLLGLPWGKKSKLNKDIVVAEKVLDDDHYGLEKVKDRIVEYLAVQARTNKLKGPILCLVGPPGVGKTSLGRSIAKACGREFVRQSLGGVRDEAEIRGHRRTYIGSLPGKIVSNLKKAGTSNPLFLLDEIDKLGQDFRGDPAAALLEVLDPEQNSKFQDHYLELDYDLSDIMFVTTANSLDMPQPLLDRMEIIRLEGYTEDEKVEIANRHLIPKQLEAHGLRDGELTIADDGLRGVLRYYTREAGVRTLERELAKIARKALRQILEGKAEQVVVTAENLHDFLGVQRFRFGVGEEEDQIGAVTGLAWTEVGGELLTIEAVTVPGKGQIKTTGKLGEVMQESVQAAWSFVKARAPAYGVKPSLFARKDVHVHLPEGAVPKDGPSAGIGMVTALISTLTGVPVRRDVAMTGEVTLRGRVLPIGGLKEKLLAALRGGITTVLIPAENEKDLAELPAKLKEGLRIVPVAHVDAVLAEALAAKVEPIEWTEADEHAAEAVSAAGKAASALRH from the coding sequence TTGACCCTGACCCTGCCCATACTTCCGCTGCGCGACATCGTCGTCTTTCCCAAGCGGATCGTCCCCCTGTTCGTCGGCCGCGAGAAGAGCGTCGCCGCGCTGGAGGCCGCGATGGGCGCGGACAAGCAGATCTTCCTCGTCGCCCAGCTCGATCCGTCCGAGGACGATCCCGACCGTGACGCGCTCTACGACCTCGGCGTGATCGCCAGCGCGATGCAGCTGCTCAAGCTCCCCGACGGCACCGTCCGGGTGCTGGTCGAGGGCGTCAGGCGCGCCCGCCTGATCGCGCTCCGCCAGGAGGAAGGTCATCTCGCCGCCGAGGTCGAGCAAGTCGAGGACGGGGACAGCGACACGCCCGAGGCGCAGGCGCTGATGCGCTCGGTGCTCGAGCAGTTCGACAACTACTCCAAGCTCAACAAGCGACTCCCGGCTGAGACCGGGGTCCAGCTGGCCGAGATCGAGGATCCTTCGGTGCTCGCCGACGCGGTCGCGTCCAACCTGTCGGTCAAGGTCTCGGACAAGCAGGCGCTGCTTGGCGAGCTCGACCCCGCGCGTCGTCTCGAGATGGTGTTCGCCTTCATGGAGGGCGAACTCGGCGTCCTCCAGGTCGAGAAGAAGATCCGGAGCCGCGTCAAGCGGCAGATGGAGAAGACCCAGCGCGAATATTACCTCAACGAGCAGTTGAAGGCGATCCAGCGCGAGCTTGGCAACGAAAGCGAGGACGGCGGCGACGAGCTAGCCGAACTGGCCGCCAAGATCCGCAAGACTCGGCTCAGCAAGGAAGCGCGCGTTCGCGCCACCGCCGAGCTCAAGAAGCTGAAGGCGATGGCGCCGATGAGCGCCGAGGCGACCGTCGCGCGCAACTATCTCGACGTCCTGCTCGGACTTCCCTGGGGCAAGAAGAGCAAGCTCAACAAGGATATCGTCGTTGCCGAGAAGGTGCTCGACGACGACCATTACGGGCTCGAGAAGGTCAAGGACCGGATCGTCGAATATCTCGCGGTCCAGGCGCGGACCAACAAGCTCAAGGGTCCGATCCTCTGCCTCGTCGGCCCGCCCGGCGTCGGCAAGACCTCGCTCGGCCGCTCGATCGCCAAGGCCTGCGGGCGCGAGTTCGTCCGCCAGAGCCTCGGCGGTGTGCGCGATGAGGCCGAGATCCGCGGCCACCGCCGCACCTATATCGGCTCGCTGCCGGGCAAGATCGTCTCCAACCTCAAGAAGGCGGGGACTTCGAACCCTTTGTTCCTGCTCGACGAGATCGACAAGCTTGGCCAGGACTTCCGCGGCGATCCCGCGGCGGCGCTGCTCGAGGTCCTCGACCCGGAGCAGAACAGCAAGTTCCAGGATCATTATCTCGAACTCGACTACGACCTCTCCGACATCATGTTCGTGACCACCGCGAACAGCCTCGACATGCCGCAGCCCTTGCTCGACCGGATGGAGATCATCCGGCTCGAGGGGTACACCGAGGACGAGAAGGTCGAGATCGCCAATCGCCACCTCATCCCCAAGCAGCTCGAGGCGCACGGGCTTCGTGACGGCGAGCTGACCATCGCCGATGACGGGCTGCGCGGCGTCCTGCGCTACTACACCCGTGAGGCTGGGGTGCGGACGCTCGAGCGCGAGCTGGCCAAGATCGCCCGCAAGGCGCTCCGCCAGATCCTCGAGGGCAAGGCCGAGCAGGTGGTCGTGACGGCGGAGAACCTCCACGACTTCCTCGGCGTCCAGCGATTCCGCTTCGGCGTCGGCGAGGAAGAGGATCAGATCGGTGCGGTCACCGGGCTCGCCTGGACCGAGGTCGGGGGCGAGCTCCTCACGATCGAAGCCGTGACAGTTCCCGGCAAGGGCCAGATCAAGACCACCGGCAAGCTCGGCGAGGTCATGCAGGAAAGCGTCCAGGCCGCCTGGAGCTTCGTCAAGGCGCGTGCGCCGGCCTATGGCGTCAAGCCGAGCCTGTTCGCGCGCAAGGACGTCCACGTCCACCTTCCCGAGGGGGCGGTACCCAAGGACGGCCCGTCGGCGGGCATCGGCATGGTCACAGCGCTCATCTCGACCCTGACCGGGGTTCCGGTGCGCCGCGACGTCGCGATGACCGGCGAGGTCACGCTGCGCGGCCGGGTCCTTCCGATCGGCGGCCTTAAGGAAAAACTGCTCGCTGCGCTTCGCGGCGGGATCACCACCGTGCTCATCCCGGCGGAGAACGAGAAGGACCTCGCCGAGCTTCCGGCCAAGCTCAAGGAGGGGCTGCGGATCGTGCCAGTGGCCCATGTCGACGCGGTCCTCGCCGAGGCGCTCGCCGCCAAGGTCGAGCCGATCGAATGGACCGAGGCCGACGAGCATGCGGCCGAGGCCGTTTCCGCCGCAGGAAAGGCAGCATCCGCCTTGCGCCACTGA
- a CDS encoding Crp/Fnr family transcriptional regulator yields the protein MTKRSRSAGGTTVGIAEALTAAGLEPELAKLLEDMPNRLVEVDPRRPFREPGCDRDEVYFVRSGILAKYKSDGAGRRQIIALRFAGDGILPRETTSDYGIQAIVRSEVLIGARKDFDPIMDAHPELTRFFWRLTQRHASISYEWLVNCGRRDSTARVAHLLCETAERSGVAAAHNRMMNPFTQQQIADITGQTSVNVNRVFADLERQGLIRREGREIVFEDWAEMRRVGGFSAAYLQ from the coding sequence ATGACTAAGCGCTCGCGCAGCGCTGGCGGCACAACCGTCGGTATCGCCGAGGCACTCACCGCGGCCGGGCTCGAGCCCGAGCTCGCCAAGTTGCTCGAGGACATGCCGAACCGGCTGGTCGAGGTCGATCCGCGACGTCCATTCCGCGAACCCGGCTGCGACCGTGACGAGGTTTATTTCGTTCGCTCGGGGATCCTCGCCAAGTACAAGTCGGACGGCGCCGGACGGCGACAGATCATCGCGCTTCGCTTCGCTGGCGACGGGATTCTCCCGCGCGAGACGACGTCCGACTATGGCATTCAGGCGATTGTCCGGAGCGAGGTGCTGATCGGCGCCCGCAAGGACTTCGACCCGATCATGGACGCTCATCCCGAGCTCACCCGCTTCTTCTGGCGCCTGACGCAGCGGCACGCCTCGATCAGCTACGAGTGGCTGGTCAATTGCGGGCGGCGGGACTCGACCGCGCGCGTCGCGCACCTGCTGTGCGAGACCGCCGAGCGGAGCGGCGTCGCAGCGGCGCACAACCGGATGATGAACCCCTTCACCCAGCAGCAGATCGCGGACATCACCGGCCAGACCAGCGTCAACGTCAATCGGGTGTTCGCCGATCTGGAGCGGCAGGGGCTCATCCGCCGCGAAGGCCGCGAGATCGTCTTCGAGGACTGGGCCGAGATGCGCCGCGTCGGCGGCTTCTCGGCGGCATATCTGCAGTAG
- a CDS encoding ABC transporter ATP-binding protein: MSENALSIRGLRKAYASGTEALKSVDLDIRHGEIFALLGPNGAGKTTLISIVCGLVMATGGEVLVDGVHWRDRYKVARRQIGLVPQEMNIDVFEPVWNTVAFSRELFGLPRNDAYLEQVLKDLTLWDKRKAILKELSGGMKRRVMIAKALAHEPAILFLDEPTAGVDVELRKEMWEMVRKLRERGTTIILTTHYIEEAEEMADRVGVINRGELILVEEKAELMKKLGRKILHLSLAEPLDSVPSALADWAPSLSDDGLTLTYEFDRHAERTGIPSLLSAMRDAGIAFKDLDTKQSSLEDIFVGLIRDGNAETRA, translated from the coding sequence ATGAGCGAGAACGCGCTCTCCATCCGCGGGCTTCGCAAGGCCTATGCGAGCGGGACCGAGGCGCTGAAGAGCGTCGACCTCGACATCCGCCACGGCGAGATCTTCGCGCTGCTCGGCCCCAACGGGGCGGGCAAAACGACGCTGATCTCGATCGTCTGCGGTCTAGTGATGGCGACCGGCGGCGAGGTGCTGGTCGACGGAGTGCACTGGCGCGACCGCTACAAGGTGGCCCGGCGGCAGATCGGGCTGGTCCCGCAGGAAATGAACATCGACGTGTTCGAGCCGGTCTGGAACACGGTCGCCTTCAGCCGCGAACTGTTCGGGCTGCCGCGCAACGACGCCTACCTCGAGCAGGTGCTCAAGGACTTGACCTTGTGGGACAAGCGCAAGGCCATCCTCAAGGAACTGTCGGGAGGCATGAAGCGCAGGGTGATGATCGCCAAGGCGCTGGCGCACGAGCCCGCCATCCTGTTCCTCGATGAACCGACCGCGGGTGTCGATGTCGAGCTGCGGAAGGAGATGTGGGAGATGGTCCGCAAGCTGCGCGAGCGCGGCACCACCATCATCCTTACCACCCATTATATCGAGGAAGCCGAGGAAATGGCCGACCGGGTCGGCGTCATCAACAGGGGCGAGCTCATCCTCGTCGAAGAGAAGGCCGAGCTGATGAAGAAGCTTGGACGGAAGATCCTTCACCTGTCGCTGGCCGAGCCACTGGACTCGGTCCCGTCGGCGCTGGCCGACTGGGCGCCGAGCCTGTCGGACGACGGCCTGACCCTCACCTATGAATTCGACCGCCACGCCGAGCGCACCGGCATCCCCTCGCTGCTGTCGGCGATGCGAGACGCGGGAATCGCGTTCAAGGACCTCGATACCAAGCAGTCGAGCCTCGAGGACATCTTCGTCGGGCTCATCCGCGACGGCAATGCGGAGACACGCGCATGA
- a CDS encoding HU family DNA-binding protein, with the protein MNKQELIGEVADGAGLNRSDAARAVETMLEVITDALKRGDEVRLVGFGNFVVTRRKASVGRNPRTGEPLQIDSTAQPKFRAGKLLKEAVQ; encoded by the coding sequence ATGAACAAGCAGGAACTGATCGGCGAGGTCGCCGATGGCGCGGGTCTCAACCGGAGCGACGCCGCGCGGGCGGTGGAGACCATGCTCGAGGTCATCACCGACGCGCTCAAGCGCGGCGACGAGGTGCGCCTTGTCGGGTTCGGCAATTTCGTGGTGACCCGCCGCAAGGCCTCGGTCGGCCGCAATCCGCGGACCGGCGAGCCGCTCCAGATCGACAGCACCGCCCAGCCCAAGTTCCGTGCCGGCAAGCTGCTCAAGGAAGCCGTTCAGTAA
- a CDS encoding septation protein A → MSAAKEPTGSSKLLIDLGPLLVFFLVNFLAPVPGIAKIFFATGAFMVAMVVAVVYSAIRFRHVSPLLWFSGAMVVILGGLTLWLHDETFIKLKPTIYYVFVAALLGFGLWRDKPLLKMVLGTAYPGLSDDGWRKLTRNWALFFLFMAVLNELVWRNSSTDFWVGFKLWGAIPLTLLFAGANVPMLLRHGLNTEDPKPLEPGPVE, encoded by the coding sequence ATGAGCGCCGCGAAGGAACCCACCGGAAGCTCCAAGCTGCTGATCGACCTTGGTCCGCTGCTGGTCTTCTTCCTCGTCAACTTCCTCGCGCCGGTACCGGGCATCGCCAAGATCTTCTTCGCCACCGGCGCCTTCATGGTCGCGATGGTGGTGGCGGTGGTCTATTCGGCGATCCGCTTCCGTCACGTCTCGCCGCTCCTGTGGTTCAGCGGCGCGATGGTGGTGATCCTCGGCGGCCTGACGCTGTGGCTCCACGACGAGACCTTCATCAAGCTCAAGCCGACCATTTATTATGTCTTCGTCGCGGCCCTGCTCGGCTTCGGCCTGTGGCGCGACAAGCCTTTGCTCAAGATGGTGCTTGGAACGGCCTACCCGGGCCTCAGCGACGATGGCTGGCGCAAGCTGACCCGAAATTGGGCGCTCTTCTTCCTGTTCATGGCCGTGCTCAACGAGCTGGTCTGGCGCAACAGCAGCACCGACTTCTGGGTCGGGTTCAAGCTGTGGGGCGCGATCCCCCTCACCCTCCTCTTCGCCGGAGCGAACGTACCGATGCTGCTGCGCCATGGGCTGAACACCGAAGACCCCAAGCCGCTCGAGCCGGGACCCGTCGAATGA
- a CDS encoding CPBP family intramembrane glutamic endopeptidase: METLPAIHERPALLGFLPRRLFRPEQPLPYIGLAWLLAVIPSLALSALASQLLPQQGPEFPPVAPGVLFFLLVVFAPVVETLIMGGVLLLLNRLFGFLPAILLSSLGWGVAHSLQAPAWGLVIWWPFLIFSTCFLVWKQRGLGWAFLIPMLVHGLQNAGPALLMLSGVDV, translated from the coding sequence TTGGAGACGCTGCCCGCGATCCACGAGCGTCCGGCACTGCTCGGCTTCCTTCCGCGTCGCCTGTTCCGGCCCGAGCAGCCACTGCCTTACATCGGGCTTGCCTGGCTGCTCGCGGTCATCCCTTCGCTGGCACTGTCGGCGCTCGCCAGCCAACTCCTGCCGCAACAGGGGCCGGAGTTTCCTCCGGTCGCGCCGGGCGTGCTGTTCTTCCTTCTGGTGGTCTTCGCGCCAGTCGTCGAGACGCTGATCATGGGCGGCGTTCTGCTGCTCCTGAACCGCCTGTTCGGGTTCCTTCCGGCGATCCTGCTGAGCTCGCTCGGCTGGGGCGTGGCCCATTCGCTCCAGGCGCCCGCCTGGGGCTTGGTCATCTGGTGGCCGTTCCTGATCTTCTCGACCTGCTTCCTCGTCTGGAAGCAGCGCGGGCTCGGCTGGGCGTTCCTGATCCCGATGCTGGTCCACGGCCTTCAGAACGCCGGCCCCGCACTGCTGATGCTGAGCGGGGTCGACGTCTAG
- a CDS encoding HIT family protein yields MAIKDPHPTLVKFGYPDNLLHEGDHWAVLVRPEQPTLGSLVLCATGAAAAYGDLPAEAFAEQGRLIKRIETFLREFSKAEKINYLMLMMVDPQVHFHVLPRYSGERRFEGTAFIDSGWPALPDLGRTVPASGRLIETMAACWASSR; encoded by the coding sequence ATGGCGATCAAAGACCCGCACCCGACCCTCGTCAAGTTCGGCTACCCCGACAACCTGCTGCACGAGGGCGACCATTGGGCGGTGCTGGTTCGGCCCGAGCAACCGACGCTTGGTAGCCTCGTCCTCTGCGCGACCGGCGCAGCAGCGGCCTATGGCGACCTTCCCGCCGAAGCGTTCGCCGAACAGGGCCGGCTGATCAAGCGCATCGAGACTTTCCTGCGCGAGTTCAGCAAAGCGGAGAAGATCAACTACCTGATGCTGATGATGGTCGATCCACAGGTTCACTTTCATGTCCTGCCCCGCTACTCGGGGGAGCGGCGGTTCGAGGGGACCGCCTTTATCGACTCGGGCTGGCCGGCCCTTCCGGACCTCGGCCGGACCGTACCGGCCTCCGGGAGATTGATCGAGACCATGGCTGCGTGTTGGGCGTCGTCGAGATGA
- the dapF gene encoding diaminopimelate epimerase, with protein MRRQFHKMHGLGNDFVILDAREQPLAIDESLVRQLADRKHGIGCDQLILLEPSKSADLRMRIFNEDGGEVQSCGNATRCVVKLTGAETIETAGGLLHGRSEGDAIEVALIEPRLAWDAIPLAYPLPTDPLPMGWENLDRPYAINVGNPHLVFFVDDLEDADLEGIGPGIETDPVFPERINVNVATVEGGAIRLRTFERGAGLTRACGTGACATAVAAIRSGRATSPVEVLMTGGTLTINWSPGEPVRMRGDATYVFEGSIELP; from the coding sequence ATGCGGCGGCAATTCCATAAGATGCACGGGCTGGGGAATGATTTCGTCATTCTCGACGCGCGCGAGCAGCCGCTGGCGATCGACGAGTCTCTGGTCCGCCAGCTCGCCGACCGCAAGCATGGGATCGGCTGCGACCAGCTGATCCTGCTCGAGCCGAGCAAGAGCGCAGACCTCCGGATGCGCATCTTCAACGAGGATGGCGGCGAAGTGCAGAGCTGCGGCAATGCCACCCGCTGCGTCGTGAAGCTGACTGGCGCGGAGACGATCGAGACCGCGGGCGGGCTACTCCACGGCCGGAGCGAAGGCGACGCGATCGAGGTCGCGCTGATCGAGCCGCGCTTGGCATGGGACGCAATCCCGCTCGCCTACCCGCTTCCGACCGATCCGCTGCCGATGGGCTGGGAGAATCTCGACCGGCCTTATGCGATCAATGTCGGCAACCCGCACCTCGTCTTCTTCGTCGACGACCTCGAGGACGCCGATCTCGAGGGCATCGGTCCAGGGATCGAGACCGATCCGGTCTTCCCCGAGCGGATCAACGTCAATGTCGCGACCGTCGAGGGCGGCGCCATCCGCCTCCGCACCTTCGAGCGCGGTGCCGGCCTCACCCGCGCCTGCGGGACCGGTGCCTGCGCGACCGCGGTGGCGGCGATCCGTAGCGGTCGGGCCACCTCGCCTGTCGAAGTGCTGATGACCGGCGGCACCCTCACCATCAACTGGTCACCCGGCGAACCCGTGCGAATGCGCGGAGACGCCACTTACGTCTTTGAAGGCAGTATCGAACTTCCATGA